The following are encoded together in the Gadus chalcogrammus isolate NIFS_2021 chromosome 2, NIFS_Gcha_1.0, whole genome shotgun sequence genome:
- the LOC130396618 gene encoding fas-binding factor 1 isoform X2, protein MAFKPKSRLLRGSFEDKLSDTDYSEQGKPKRAAALNRSSKSDDFFQKLAEEAEREAGVEDSDVSEADPTDILKNLKDMDDMEADLFGAKKPGSAPPQAKRSSPPGARAESTARAGGAGSTSEPKKPSSAPSASSSQGYRKFDFSDLDDPLIDLLDELDLEETKSEPSKVPPKKPVPSPTGTPVLKTKEPAKVVKKGEELTFDDDEDDLIDALGFDNDKEIPKKKEASPLKPSDPPQRARTRLDEILGRGTPPRLLERPPTGERKEVAPQPMSRQDRDKPGSAKEPLLEDDLGFGSYQPTLGSAPEGRQSRRQSVRFSTEDISSSTLERKAKPSAKPTTPNPAPTTTNPLTSPSRARSSSDWLGLKPSDELTFLDDDEPVVTDTTRDPTSPAAGRRNSPASTNEKDGTAMPRDPAPSPAHFPTKGPKTEEGRSQKGRVEEVEQEEEEQEEEKQKKNEEEEDWLSGALSRRKALGASQPERRRSRQEESLGLGGGEEVVSSTVGKPAPSPAPSVRRQETEENSSSLLTGRMPSPGVHSKAVRDVAPTQGTQPTPSPAPALQPQMTLSPESLQQLLLQQQQLMQSQFLGLGGALDYGCLVKPDRAEPHLGDRQALQARIAHLEGQVRGLLLERDQTQMLMENVRLRHQQDMEQLETAHRARVQLLEASWSQREARARQESKDLAESLAAAGRTAEQQRAELAAAHQRRLAQSQQDRDREVQRLRDLQRQSILEVKQDHEEQLLRLKRLKEEEIEAVTSATSQTRSLTGVMEQMEGFSSRLGELSCRVESTHEHTAQGLEQGARQREEQLRVMQERLGQQQRAMAEERARLKEVITRMEVQLGEQQRQLEKERWRVTAEQAKAESSQRSLEEERRALNQHTSMEREELERAKNALLEEQQAVMTRCGEERRKMAAEWAQLHAAEKTRQEQEERRAGRHLERDAHAHSNIISIAQEQAEVKLRSGELQQREGALAREREALERQLEEAQREKERLSATALKLQARAQEVEAFSKLATEKFEEGERALQTARGVESEHQARLRSIHSQIERLRQQEEQLLQEKVRMTDLRTGEERFRQSYRPLASHPNTGPPGHADFSAMWPSPATPELVVVPASPDLMVPASPQPSRYGLQASLALLRHTAEKDRDFLQDEQFFLETLKKGALQSLFHTQ, encoded by the exons ATG GCTTTCAAGCCGAaaagcagattactgcgtg GGTCGTTTGAAGACAAACTTTCAGATACAG ACTACAGTGAACAGGGTAAACCGAAGCGTGCGGCTGCACTAAacag GTCCTCGAAGAGCGATGACTTCTTCCAGAAGCTGGCGGAGGAGGCTGAGCGGGAGGCcggggtggag GATTCTGATGTTTCGGAGGCCGACCCTACAGACATACTGAAGAACCTGAAG GATATGGACGACATGGAGGCCGATCTGTTTGGGGCCAAgaagcctggctccgccccgcCTCAGGCCAAGAGGTCCAGTCCCCCCGGGGCCAGAGCTGAGAGCACCgcgagagcaggaggagcag GATCCACCTCGGAGCCGAAGAAGCCAAGCTCCGCCCCTTCCGCCTCCAGCTCGCAGGGATACAGGAAGTTCGACTTCTCCG ATCTAGATGACCCCCTGATTGATCTTCTAGATGAGCTGGATCTAGAAGAAACTAAGTCGGAGCCCAGCAAGGTTCCCCCAAAGAAACCAGTACCGTCCCCCACTGGGACCCCGGTCCTGAAGACCAAGGAACCAG CTAAGGTCGTtaagaaaggggaggagctgacctttgacgatgatgaagatgatctCATTGACGCTCTGGGATTCGACAACGACAAAGAGATCCCGAAAAAGAAGGAGGCTTCGCCCCTAAAGCCGAG TGACCCCCCCCAGAGGGCTCGCACCCGGCTGGACGAGATCCTGGGGAGGGGCACGCCCCCCCGTCTCCTGGAGCGCCCACCAACCGGGGAGCGGAAGGAGGTGGCGCCGCAGCCAATGAGCAGGCAGGACCGGGACAAGCCCGGCAGCGCTAAAG AGCCGCTGCTGGAGGACGACCTCGGGTTCGGCTCGTACCAGCCCACGCTAGGCTCCGCCCCCGAGGGTCGCCAGTCCCGCAGGCAGTCTGTCAG GTTCTCCACGGAGGACATCAGCAGCTCCACCCTGGAGAGAAAGGCCAAGCCCAGTGCCAAGCCCACCACCCcaaaccccgcccccaccaccacaaaccCCCTCACCAGTCCGTCCAGGGCGCGCTCCTCCTCCGATTGGCTCGGCCTGAAGCCCAGCGACGAGCTGACCTTCCTGGACGACGACGAGCCCGTCGTCACGGACACCACCAGGGACCCCACCTCCCCAGCCGCGGGGAGAAGGAACTCTCCCGCCTCGACCAATGAGAAGGACGGCACAGCGATGCCCAGAGACCctgcccccagccccgcccacttTCCTACCAAAGGGCccaagacagaggaggggaggagccagaaggggagggtggaggaggtagaacaggaagaggaggagcaggaagaagagaagcagaagaagaatgaggaggaggaggactggctATCGGGAGCTCTGAGCAGGAGGAAGGCTCTGGGGGCCTCCcagccagagaggaggaggtccagGCAGGAGGAGTCGCTGggcctgggaggaggagaggaggtcgtCAGCTCCACCGTCGG GAAACCGGCCCCCTCCCCCGCACCCTCcgtgaggagacaggagacagaggagaacTCATCAAGCCTTCTGACCGG CCGGATGCCCAGCCCTGGGGTGCATTCCAAAGCAGTCAGGGATGTAGCGCCAACACAAG GAACCCAACCAACCCCCTCACCAGCTCCTGCTCTGCAGCCACAG ATGACCCTGTCCCCAGAGAGTCTGCAGCAGCTTCTCCTACAACAGCAGCAG CTCATGCAATCCCAGTTCTTGGGCCTAGGGGGCGCCCTGGACTACGGCTGTCTGGTCAAACCAGACCGGGCGGAGCCGCATCTGGGCGACCGCCAGGCGCTGCAGGCCCGCATTGCCCACCTTGAGGGACAG GTGAGGGGTCTCCTGCTGGAGAGGGACCAGACCCAGATGTTGATGGAGAACGTCCGTCTGAGACACCAGCAGGACATGGAGCAGCTGGAGACCGCCCACAG GGCGCGGGTGCAGCTGCTGGAGGCCTCGTGGTCGCAGCGGGAGGCGCGGGCGCGGCAGGAGAGCAAGGACCTGGCGGAGAgcctggcggcggcggggcgCACTGCGGAGCAGCAGAGGGCCGAGctggcggccgcgcaccagagGAGGCTGGCCCAGAGCCAGCAGGACCGGGACCGCGAGGTCCAGAGGCTCCGGGACCTCCAGAG GCAGTCCATCCTAGAGGTGAAGCAGGACCACGAGGAGCAGCTCCTCCGGCTCAAgcggctgaaggaggaggagatcgagGCGGTGACCAGCGCCACGTCCCAGACGCGCTCGCTGACGGGCGTCATGGAGCAGATGGAGGGCTTCTCCTCCCGCCTGGGAGAGCTGTCCTGCCGCGTAGAGAGCACCCACGAGCACACGGCCCAGGGCCTGGAGCAGGGCGCCAGGCAACGGGAGGAGCAGCTCCGAG TCATGCAGGAGCGGCTGGGCCAGCAGCAGAGGGCCATGGCAGAGGAGCGGGCCCGTCTGAAGGAGGTGATCACCAGGATGGAGGTCCAGCTGGGGGAGCAGCAAAGGCAGCTGGAGAAG GAGCGCTGGCGGGTGACGGCGGAGCAGGCCAAGGCGGAGTCGTCCCAGaggagcctggaggaggagcggcgcGCCCTGAACCAGCACACCtccatggagagggaggagctggagagggccaag aacgcgctcctggaggagcagcaggcggTGATGACGCGCTGCGGCGAGGAGCGGAGGAAGATGGCGGCCGAGTGGGCCCAGCTGCACGCCGCCGAGAAGACgaggcaggagcaggaggagcggcGGGCCGGCCGGCACCTGGAGAGAGACGCCCACGCCCACTCCAACATCATCAGCATTGCCcag GAGCAGGCGGAGGTGAAGCTGCGCTCCGGTGAGCTCCAGCAGCGGGAGGGGGCCCTGGCCCGGGAGAGGGAGGCCCTGGAGCGGCAGCTGGAAGAGGCGCAGCGGGAGAAGGAGCGGCTCAGCGCCACAGCCCTCAAGCTGCAGGCCCGGGCGCAGGAGGTGGAGGCCTTCAGCAAG CTGGCCACAGAGAAGTTCGAGGAGGGCGAGCGAGCACTGCAGACAGCGCGCGGCGTAGAGAGCGAGCACCAGGCCAGGCTGAGGAGCATCCACTCCCAGATAGAGCGGCtgaggcagcaggaggagcagctgctgcag GAGAAAGTGAGGATGACGGACCTGAGGACCGGAGAGGAGCGGTTCAGACAGAGCTACAGGCCCCTGGCCTCCCACCCCAACACGGGCCCTCCTGGACACGCAG ATTTTAGTGCCATGTGGCCAAGCCCAGCGACCCCAGAGCTGGTGGTGGTCCCAGCCAGCCCTGACCTAATGGTCCCAGCCAGCCCTCAGCCCAGCCGCTACGGCCTCCAGGCTAGCCTGGCCCTGCTCAGGCACACGGCAGAGAAG GACCGAGACTTCCTGCAGGACGAGCAGTTCTTCCTGGAGACACTGAAGAAAGGAGCTCTGCAGTCCCTCTTCCACACGCAATGA
- the LOC130396618 gene encoding fas-binding factor 1 isoform X1, giving the protein MAFKPKSRLLRGSFEDKLSDTDYSEQGKPKRAAALNRSSKSDDFFQKLAEEAEREAGVEDSDVSEADPTDILKNLKDMDDMEADLFGAKKPGSAPPQAKRSSPPGARAESTARAGGAGSTSEPKKPSSAPSASSSQGYRKFDFSDLDDPLIDLLDELDLEETKSEPSKVPPKKPVPSPTGTPVLKTKEPAKVVKKGEELTFDDDEDDLIDALGFDNDKEIPKKKEASPLKPSSDPPQRARTRLDEILGRGTPPRLLERPPTGERKEVAPQPMSRQDRDKPGSAKEPLLEDDLGFGSYQPTLGSAPEGRQSRRQSVRFSTEDISSSTLERKAKPSAKPTTPNPAPTTTNPLTSPSRARSSSDWLGLKPSDELTFLDDDEPVVTDTTRDPTSPAAGRRNSPASTNEKDGTAMPRDPAPSPAHFPTKGPKTEEGRSQKGRVEEVEQEEEEQEEEKQKKNEEEEDWLSGALSRRKALGASQPERRRSRQEESLGLGGGEEVVSSTVGKPAPSPAPSVRRQETEENSSSLLTGRMPSPGVHSKAVRDVAPTQGTQPTPSPAPALQPQMTLSPESLQQLLLQQQQLMQSQFLGLGGALDYGCLVKPDRAEPHLGDRQALQARIAHLEGQVRGLLLERDQTQMLMENVRLRHQQDMEQLETAHRARVQLLEASWSQREARARQESKDLAESLAAAGRTAEQQRAELAAAHQRRLAQSQQDRDREVQRLRDLQRQSILEVKQDHEEQLLRLKRLKEEEIEAVTSATSQTRSLTGVMEQMEGFSSRLGELSCRVESTHEHTAQGLEQGARQREEQLRVMQERLGQQQRAMAEERARLKEVITRMEVQLGEQQRQLEKERWRVTAEQAKAESSQRSLEEERRALNQHTSMEREELERAKNALLEEQQAVMTRCGEERRKMAAEWAQLHAAEKTRQEQEERRAGRHLERDAHAHSNIISIAQEQAEVKLRSGELQQREGALAREREALERQLEEAQREKERLSATALKLQARAQEVEAFSKLATEKFEEGERALQTARGVESEHQARLRSIHSQIERLRQQEEQLLQEKVRMTDLRTGEERFRQSYRPLASHPNTGPPGHADFSAMWPSPATPELVVVPASPDLMVPASPQPSRYGLQASLALLRHTAEKDRDFLQDEQFFLETLKKGALQSLFHTQ; this is encoded by the exons ATG GCTTTCAAGCCGAaaagcagattactgcgtg GGTCGTTTGAAGACAAACTTTCAGATACAG ACTACAGTGAACAGGGTAAACCGAAGCGTGCGGCTGCACTAAacag GTCCTCGAAGAGCGATGACTTCTTCCAGAAGCTGGCGGAGGAGGCTGAGCGGGAGGCcggggtggag GATTCTGATGTTTCGGAGGCCGACCCTACAGACATACTGAAGAACCTGAAG GATATGGACGACATGGAGGCCGATCTGTTTGGGGCCAAgaagcctggctccgccccgcCTCAGGCCAAGAGGTCCAGTCCCCCCGGGGCCAGAGCTGAGAGCACCgcgagagcaggaggagcag GATCCACCTCGGAGCCGAAGAAGCCAAGCTCCGCCCCTTCCGCCTCCAGCTCGCAGGGATACAGGAAGTTCGACTTCTCCG ATCTAGATGACCCCCTGATTGATCTTCTAGATGAGCTGGATCTAGAAGAAACTAAGTCGGAGCCCAGCAAGGTTCCCCCAAAGAAACCAGTACCGTCCCCCACTGGGACCCCGGTCCTGAAGACCAAGGAACCAG CTAAGGTCGTtaagaaaggggaggagctgacctttgacgatgatgaagatgatctCATTGACGCTCTGGGATTCGACAACGACAAAGAGATCCCGAAAAAGAAGGAGGCTTCGCCCCTAAAGCCGAG CAGTGACCCCCCCCAGAGGGCTCGCACCCGGCTGGACGAGATCCTGGGGAGGGGCACGCCCCCCCGTCTCCTGGAGCGCCCACCAACCGGGGAGCGGAAGGAGGTGGCGCCGCAGCCAATGAGCAGGCAGGACCGGGACAAGCCCGGCAGCGCTAAAG AGCCGCTGCTGGAGGACGACCTCGGGTTCGGCTCGTACCAGCCCACGCTAGGCTCCGCCCCCGAGGGTCGCCAGTCCCGCAGGCAGTCTGTCAG GTTCTCCACGGAGGACATCAGCAGCTCCACCCTGGAGAGAAAGGCCAAGCCCAGTGCCAAGCCCACCACCCcaaaccccgcccccaccaccacaaaccCCCTCACCAGTCCGTCCAGGGCGCGCTCCTCCTCCGATTGGCTCGGCCTGAAGCCCAGCGACGAGCTGACCTTCCTGGACGACGACGAGCCCGTCGTCACGGACACCACCAGGGACCCCACCTCCCCAGCCGCGGGGAGAAGGAACTCTCCCGCCTCGACCAATGAGAAGGACGGCACAGCGATGCCCAGAGACCctgcccccagccccgcccacttTCCTACCAAAGGGCccaagacagaggaggggaggagccagaaggggagggtggaggaggtagaacaggaagaggaggagcaggaagaagagaagcagaagaagaatgaggaggaggaggactggctATCGGGAGCTCTGAGCAGGAGGAAGGCTCTGGGGGCCTCCcagccagagaggaggaggtccagGCAGGAGGAGTCGCTGggcctgggaggaggagaggaggtcgtCAGCTCCACCGTCGG GAAACCGGCCCCCTCCCCCGCACCCTCcgtgaggagacaggagacagaggagaacTCATCAAGCCTTCTGACCGG CCGGATGCCCAGCCCTGGGGTGCATTCCAAAGCAGTCAGGGATGTAGCGCCAACACAAG GAACCCAACCAACCCCCTCACCAGCTCCTGCTCTGCAGCCACAG ATGACCCTGTCCCCAGAGAGTCTGCAGCAGCTTCTCCTACAACAGCAGCAG CTCATGCAATCCCAGTTCTTGGGCCTAGGGGGCGCCCTGGACTACGGCTGTCTGGTCAAACCAGACCGGGCGGAGCCGCATCTGGGCGACCGCCAGGCGCTGCAGGCCCGCATTGCCCACCTTGAGGGACAG GTGAGGGGTCTCCTGCTGGAGAGGGACCAGACCCAGATGTTGATGGAGAACGTCCGTCTGAGACACCAGCAGGACATGGAGCAGCTGGAGACCGCCCACAG GGCGCGGGTGCAGCTGCTGGAGGCCTCGTGGTCGCAGCGGGAGGCGCGGGCGCGGCAGGAGAGCAAGGACCTGGCGGAGAgcctggcggcggcggggcgCACTGCGGAGCAGCAGAGGGCCGAGctggcggccgcgcaccagagGAGGCTGGCCCAGAGCCAGCAGGACCGGGACCGCGAGGTCCAGAGGCTCCGGGACCTCCAGAG GCAGTCCATCCTAGAGGTGAAGCAGGACCACGAGGAGCAGCTCCTCCGGCTCAAgcggctgaaggaggaggagatcgagGCGGTGACCAGCGCCACGTCCCAGACGCGCTCGCTGACGGGCGTCATGGAGCAGATGGAGGGCTTCTCCTCCCGCCTGGGAGAGCTGTCCTGCCGCGTAGAGAGCACCCACGAGCACACGGCCCAGGGCCTGGAGCAGGGCGCCAGGCAACGGGAGGAGCAGCTCCGAG TCATGCAGGAGCGGCTGGGCCAGCAGCAGAGGGCCATGGCAGAGGAGCGGGCCCGTCTGAAGGAGGTGATCACCAGGATGGAGGTCCAGCTGGGGGAGCAGCAAAGGCAGCTGGAGAAG GAGCGCTGGCGGGTGACGGCGGAGCAGGCCAAGGCGGAGTCGTCCCAGaggagcctggaggaggagcggcgcGCCCTGAACCAGCACACCtccatggagagggaggagctggagagggccaag aacgcgctcctggaggagcagcaggcggTGATGACGCGCTGCGGCGAGGAGCGGAGGAAGATGGCGGCCGAGTGGGCCCAGCTGCACGCCGCCGAGAAGACgaggcaggagcaggaggagcggcGGGCCGGCCGGCACCTGGAGAGAGACGCCCACGCCCACTCCAACATCATCAGCATTGCCcag GAGCAGGCGGAGGTGAAGCTGCGCTCCGGTGAGCTCCAGCAGCGGGAGGGGGCCCTGGCCCGGGAGAGGGAGGCCCTGGAGCGGCAGCTGGAAGAGGCGCAGCGGGAGAAGGAGCGGCTCAGCGCCACAGCCCTCAAGCTGCAGGCCCGGGCGCAGGAGGTGGAGGCCTTCAGCAAG CTGGCCACAGAGAAGTTCGAGGAGGGCGAGCGAGCACTGCAGACAGCGCGCGGCGTAGAGAGCGAGCACCAGGCCAGGCTGAGGAGCATCCACTCCCAGATAGAGCGGCtgaggcagcaggaggagcagctgctgcag GAGAAAGTGAGGATGACGGACCTGAGGACCGGAGAGGAGCGGTTCAGACAGAGCTACAGGCCCCTGGCCTCCCACCCCAACACGGGCCCTCCTGGACACGCAG ATTTTAGTGCCATGTGGCCAAGCCCAGCGACCCCAGAGCTGGTGGTGGTCCCAGCCAGCCCTGACCTAATGGTCCCAGCCAGCCCTCAGCCCAGCCGCTACGGCCTCCAGGCTAGCCTGGCCCTGCTCAGGCACACGGCAGAGAAG GACCGAGACTTCCTGCAGGACGAGCAGTTCTTCCTGGAGACACTGAAGAAAGGAGCTCTGCAGTCCCTCTTCCACACGCAATGA